The genomic interval TTTTATCGCCGGGCATCGCGGCTTGGTCGGCTCGGCTTGCTGCCGGGTCTTTCAAAATCACGGATTCCGGAACCTCGTCACCCGGACGCGGCAGGAGGTCGATCTTCAGGACCGGCAGGCCGTGGACCGTTTCTACAAAGAGGCGAGGCCGGAGTACGTCATCGTCGCGGCGGCAAAAGTCGGCGGCATCGGGGCCAACTCCCGCTACCCGGTCGAGTTCCTCGTCGATAACCTGGAGATCGAGATCAACCTGATCCGCGGCGCCTACGAGGCGGGGGTAAAGAAGCTCCTCTTCCTGGGCAGCTCCTGCATCTATCCGAAGATGGCGGAGCAGCCCATCGCGGAAGAATCGCTCCTGGGCGGCCACCTGGAGCCGACCAACGCCCCCTACGCCATCGCCAAAATCGCCGGCATCTCCCTTTGCCAGGCCTACGCCCGCCAATACGGGGCCAAGTTCATCTCCGCCATGCCGACGAACCTCTACGGCATC from Verrucomicrobium sp. carries:
- a CDS encoding GDP-L-fucose synthase, with amino-acid sequence MNSDSRIFIAGHRGLVGSACCRVFQNHGFRNLVTRTRQEVDLQDRQAVDRFYKEARPEYVIVAAAKVGGIGANSRYPVEFLVDNLEIEINLIRGAYEAGVKKLLFLGSSCIYPKMAEQPIAEESLLGGHLEPTNAPYAIAKIAGISLCQAYARQYGAKFISAMPTNLYGIGDNFHPENSHVLPALLRRFDEAARRGDAEVVVWGSGAPLREFLFADDLAEACLFLLQNYESPEILNVGYGEDLPIKELAEKIAALVGFKGKIVWDRSRPDGTPRKLIDSAKIRGLGWKPRTSLDEGLAQTYAWWRSQEPAPASA